A window from Methylococcus mesophilus encodes these proteins:
- a CDS encoding thymidine phosphorylase family protein, with the protein MSDEEPIETRLKLRAVAIDTYRENVAYMHRECSVYRAEGFQALAKIRVGCNGKQIEAVLNVVDDICIVGPDELGLSEQAFQRFAEPAGQPVNVAQAEPPLSMDGVRRKIGGERLDYGGYQAITSDIAKGRYSKMEMAAFLVATGQNGLDRDEVLSLTRAMLETGVRLNWNEPLVADKHCIGGIPGNRTSLLVVPIVAAHGMLIPKTSSRAITSPAGTADTMEVLARTDLAPESLDRLVRMERGCLAWGGTTRLAPVDDMLISVERPLGIDSQGQMVASILSKKLAAGATHLLLDIPVGPTAKVRQMRDAMSLRKLFEYVGDRVGLHLEAVITDGGQPIGRGIGPVLEVRDVMQVLENDPEAPVDLREKSLRLAGRIIEFDPDVRGGFGYSIARDILESGRALAKMQRIIDAQGRQELRLEPGRLFFDVLADRTGMVVEIDNFFLAQTARLAGAPISRGAGVDLLHKLGEMVEEGQPLYRVYAEFPANFEFAHEFTRVRSGYRIGDAQFLSRLHMEF; encoded by the coding sequence ATGTCCGACGAAGAGCCAATCGAGACCCGGCTGAAGCTCCGGGCGGTCGCCATCGATACCTACCGGGAAAATGTGGCCTACATGCACCGGGAATGCTCGGTGTACCGGGCGGAAGGCTTCCAGGCGCTGGCCAAGATCCGGGTCGGCTGCAACGGGAAGCAGATCGAGGCGGTGCTGAACGTGGTCGACGATATTTGCATCGTCGGTCCGGACGAGCTGGGCCTCTCCGAACAGGCGTTTCAACGCTTCGCCGAGCCGGCGGGGCAGCCAGTCAACGTGGCGCAAGCCGAGCCGCCCTTGTCCATGGACGGGGTCAGGCGAAAGATCGGCGGGGAGCGGCTGGATTACGGCGGCTATCAGGCCATCACCAGCGACATCGCCAAAGGGCGCTATTCCAAGATGGAAATGGCCGCATTCCTGGTGGCGACGGGCCAGAACGGTCTCGATCGCGATGAAGTGCTGTCGCTGACCCGGGCTATGTTGGAAACCGGAGTGCGCCTGAACTGGAACGAGCCGTTGGTGGCCGACAAGCACTGCATCGGGGGTATTCCGGGCAACCGGACCTCCTTGCTGGTGGTGCCCATCGTGGCAGCGCACGGCATGCTGATCCCCAAGACTTCCAGCCGGGCGATCACCTCGCCCGCGGGGACGGCCGACACCATGGAAGTGCTGGCCCGCACCGACCTGGCGCCGGAATCCCTCGACCGGCTGGTGCGGATGGAGCGTGGCTGCCTGGCCTGGGGCGGCACCACCCGGCTGGCGCCGGTCGATGACATGCTGATATCCGTAGAGCGCCCGCTCGGCATCGACTCGCAAGGCCAGATGGTCGCTTCGATCCTGTCGAAGAAGCTGGCGGCCGGCGCTACCCATCTGCTGCTGGATATCCCGGTCGGCCCCACCGCCAAGGTGCGGCAGATGCGCGATGCCATGAGCCTCAGAAAGCTGTTCGAATATGTCGGCGACCGCGTCGGCCTGCATTTGGAAGCCGTGATCACCGACGGCGGCCAGCCGATCGGCCGGGGCATCGGCCCGGTGCTGGAGGTGCGGGACGTCATGCAGGTGCTGGAAAACGATCCCGAAGCGCCGGTCGACCTGCGCGAAAAATCCCTGCGGCTGGCCGGGCGCATCATCGAGTTCGATCCCGATGTCCGCGGCGGCTTCGGCTATTCGATCGCTCGCGACATCCTCGAATCGGGACGCGCGCTCGCCAAGATGCAGAGGATCATCGACGCCCAGGGGCGACAGGAATTGCGGCTGGAGCCCGGGCGGCTGTTCTTCGACGTGCTCGCGGACCGAACCGGAATGGTGGTGGAGATCGATAATTTCTTCTTGGCGCAGACCGCCCGCCTGGCCGGCGCGCCGATCAGCAGGGGCGCCGGGGTGGATCTGTTGCACAAGCTGGGCGAAATGGTGGAGGAGGGGCAACCGCTCTACCGAGTCTATGCGGAATTCCCCGCCAATTTCGAATTCGCTCACGAGTTCACTCGCGTCAGAAGCGGCTACCGCATCGGCGACGCTCAGTTCCTCAGCAGACTGCACATGGAATTCTGA
- a CDS encoding surface-like protein, producing MFKAHVLLILLAGLLAGCQLWQPAKPPEQPVAAPPRDYAATNLDALVRYSEDLARMTPAERLPECQQVDRMQASNPRMGYRLHLLLAQMVTTGCGDASVTLGNIRVVTNEIEDTRVRGWLAYLGELVSRSQKEAAEKAELDKQIKEAQSGKHKVRKDAKAKDSKIQNLESEVEELRSKLNTLKSIEQKL from the coding sequence ATGTTTAAGGCACATGTATTGCTTATTTTGCTTGCAGGCCTGTTGGCGGGGTGCCAGTTGTGGCAACCCGCCAAGCCTCCGGAGCAGCCGGTTGCGGCTCCTCCCCGCGACTATGCGGCGACGAATCTGGACGCGCTGGTCCGCTACAGTGAAGACCTTGCCAGGATGACGCCGGCCGAGCGTCTGCCGGAATGCCAGCAGGTCGACCGCATGCAGGCATCCAATCCGCGCATGGGATACCGGCTTCACCTGCTGCTGGCGCAGATGGTTACGACGGGGTGCGGCGACGCTTCGGTGACGCTGGGTAACATCAGGGTGGTGACCAATGAAATCGAAGACACGCGCGTACGCGGCTGGCTGGCCTACCTGGGTGAGCTGGTGTCCAGGTCTCAGAAGGAAGCGGCCGAAAAGGCCGAGCTGGACAAGCAGATCAAGGAGGCGCAGAGCGGCAAGCACAAGGTGCGCAAAGACGCAAAGGCCAAGGACAGCAAGATCCAGAACCTGGAAAGTGAAGTCGAGGAATTGCGCAGCAAATTGAACACGCTCAAGTCGATTGAGCAGAAACTATAG
- a CDS encoding sensor histidine kinase, whose protein sequence is MYKFRFPSLSVSKLVLGGFVLAALPLLVAIGSTVSAVDDLAAQSRKTVYSVAQLSQKSFLLMERLSDLERKGKQLLVFDDADMRSAFKAMHEQVQDIVLDLRVRTEDEPLTAQLDQFGSDEASAYQSVVEVYESRKAKAQGAAQRRNSQGSLAALAKFDDVFQALGMRARALSQAYTVLIDKDVALLDGHSKNVQDRILVRSAVLVPGAACLVVLFTVLITRPIRQLESAIRQLGSGDYRQPVSVTGPSDLTFLGERLEWLRGRLNALEEAKQQFMRHVSHEVKTPLATIHEGTGLLADEVVGELNPEQKEITQILVSNTQRLERLITALINFSQANADPAALRREPVDMHALVVEVLEEYQLRLRANELRVDSHLAKIEIEGNREQLRTVVDNLLSNAVKYSPTGGLISLRLCALDHYMELEVGDEGPGIAPEERHQVFEPFFQGSKGRELGIPGTGLGLAIVRECVMSHHGSVELLDAPTGKGTLVRVRIPWCDESSPRLRVRISLPRQGETANV, encoded by the coding sequence TTGTACAAATTCCGTTTCCCTTCGCTGTCGGTTAGCAAACTGGTACTCGGCGGCTTCGTGCTGGCGGCTCTGCCATTGCTGGTTGCCATCGGCTCGACCGTCAGCGCCGTCGACGATCTTGCCGCGCAGTCCCGAAAAACCGTCTATTCCGTCGCCCAGCTCAGCCAGAAAAGCTTCCTGCTGATGGAGCGGCTAAGCGATCTGGAGCGCAAGGGAAAGCAGCTTCTGGTATTCGATGACGCGGATATGCGCAGTGCCTTCAAGGCGATGCATGAGCAAGTGCAGGACATCGTGCTGGACTTGCGGGTCCGGACTGAAGACGAGCCGTTGACCGCCCAGCTCGACCAGTTCGGATCGGACGAGGCGTCCGCCTATCAGAGCGTGGTCGAGGTTTACGAAAGCCGCAAGGCGAAAGCGCAAGGGGCGGCGCAGCGGCGTAACTCGCAGGGTTCCTTGGCGGCGCTGGCGAAATTTGACGATGTGTTCCAGGCGCTGGGGATGAGGGCCAGGGCTTTGTCGCAGGCCTATACGGTGCTGATCGACAAGGATGTCGCGCTGCTCGACGGGCATTCCAAGAACGTCCAGGACCGCATCCTGGTGCGGTCGGCGGTGTTGGTTCCCGGGGCCGCCTGCCTCGTCGTCCTGTTCACGGTCCTCATCACCCGTCCGATCCGCCAGCTGGAGTCGGCGATCCGCCAGTTGGGGAGCGGCGATTACCGCCAGCCGGTCAGCGTTACCGGGCCGTCCGACCTGACGTTCCTGGGCGAGCGCCTGGAATGGCTCAGAGGCCGGCTGAATGCGCTGGAGGAGGCCAAGCAGCAGTTCATGCGCCACGTGTCGCACGAAGTCAAGACGCCGCTCGCGACCATCCACGAAGGCACGGGGCTGCTGGCCGATGAAGTGGTGGGCGAGCTGAATCCGGAGCAGAAGGAAATCACCCAGATACTGGTCAGCAACACCCAGCGGCTCGAGCGGCTGATCACCGCGCTGATCAATTTCAGCCAAGCCAACGCCGACCCGGCTGCGCTCCGGCGCGAACCGGTGGACATGCATGCGCTGGTGGTCGAGGTCCTGGAGGAGTATCAGTTGCGTCTGCGGGCGAACGAACTCCGGGTCGATTCGCATCTGGCGAAGATCGAAATCGAAGGCAACCGCGAACAACTCCGCACTGTGGTCGACAACCTTCTGTCCAACGCGGTCAAATATTCCCCGACCGGCGGCCTGATTTCACTGCGGCTCTGTGCCCTGGACCACTACATGGAACTCGAAGTCGGCGACGAGGGGCCGGGGATAGCGCCGGAAGAGCGGCACCAGGTGTTCGAGCCTTTCTTCCAGGGCAGCAAGGGCCGGGAACTGGGCATCCCGGGCACGGGGCTCGGTCTGGCCATCGTCCGTGAATGCGTCATGAGCCACCATGGCAGCGTCGAGTTGCTGGATGCGCCGACCGGCAAGGGTACCCTGGTCAGGGTCAGAATCCCCTGGTGTGACGAATCGTCGCCGCGGTTGCGTGTGCGAATATCGCTTCCTCGACAAGGAGAAACAGCCAATGTTTAA
- a CDS encoding ribose-phosphate pyrophosphokinase, with product MIVAGFEETCKQSRQLAEALGCPWREIEVHRFPDGESRVRVPPDVRGTVIVHRSLDRPNDKLVELVLAAETLRRQGCDRLILVAPYLCYMRQDIAFHPGEAVAQKVVGSLLARYFDALITVDPHLHRIDRLDQAVPLKQVLSLSSATLISRHLATDEKERLLLGPDQESRQWVEAIARKASLPCAVASKRRMGDREVGIALPREVGEFDAVVLVDDVASTGTTLAEAARLLVQAGITSIDVAVTHALFAGDAWNRLKQAGVGEIVSTDSISHPTNRMCLAPLLADAVRKYAF from the coding sequence GTGATCGTCGCGGGCTTTGAGGAAACCTGCAAGCAGTCCCGTCAACTCGCCGAGGCGCTGGGCTGTCCCTGGCGCGAGATCGAAGTTCACCGTTTCCCCGACGGCGAAAGCCGGGTGAGGGTTCCGCCGGACGTACGCGGAACCGTGATCGTACACCGCAGCCTCGACCGCCCCAACGATAAACTGGTGGAATTGGTGCTCGCCGCCGAAACCCTGCGCCGGCAGGGCTGCGACCGGCTGATCCTGGTAGCGCCTTATCTCTGCTACATGCGCCAGGACATCGCATTTCATCCGGGCGAGGCCGTGGCCCAGAAGGTCGTCGGGAGCCTGTTGGCACGTTATTTCGATGCCCTGATTACCGTCGACCCTCATTTGCACCGGATCGACCGTCTGGACCAGGCGGTGCCGCTGAAACAGGTCTTGAGTCTGTCATCGGCGACGCTCATCAGTCGTCATCTGGCGACAGATGAAAAGGAACGGCTATTATTGGGGCCGGATCAGGAGTCCCGCCAATGGGTGGAGGCCATCGCACGAAAGGCGAGCCTGCCGTGCGCCGTCGCTTCGAAGCGACGGATGGGGGACAGGGAGGTAGGCATCGCGCTCCCGCGGGAGGTCGGGGAATTCGATGCCGTGGTGCTGGTGGACGACGTCGCGAGTACCGGAACCACCTTGGCGGAAGCGGCGCGGCTACTCGTCCAGGCTGGCATAACCAGTATCGACGTGGCCGTGACTCATGCTTTGTTCGCCGGCGATGCCTGGAACCGGCTCAAGCAGGCCGGCGTCGGGGAGATAGTCTCGACCGACAGCATCAGCCACCCCACCAACCGAATGTGTCTCGCACCTCTGCTGGCCGATGCGGTGCGAAAATACGCGTTTTGA
- a CDS encoding ABC transporter ATP-binding protein, protein MIRIRIVRKLYRVPTSRENPAVIENLELNLGHGEFVCLVGPSGCGKSTLLNIVAGLDREFEGSVDFGEDAGDRPHTAYVFQEPRLLPWRSVRQNIELALPKGETEREHVDHLLDILGLSHAEHQFPERLSLGMSRRAALARAFAVRPALLLMDEPFVSLDAATSRRIRELLLAVWQERPHTVLFVTHDVREAIALADRLVFLNAHPMHISREIAVTEPRGARTGAWVETFRARLLEDHPTIGHLL, encoded by the coding sequence ATGATTCGCATACGGATCGTGCGGAAGCTGTACCGGGTGCCGACCTCGCGGGAAAACCCGGCGGTCATCGAAAACCTGGAGCTGAACCTGGGACACGGAGAATTCGTCTGCCTGGTCGGCCCTTCCGGCTGCGGCAAGAGTACCCTGCTCAACATCGTCGCCGGCCTGGACAGGGAATTCGAAGGCAGCGTCGACTTCGGCGAGGATGCCGGCGACCGGCCCCATACCGCCTATGTATTCCAGGAGCCGCGCCTGCTGCCCTGGCGCAGCGTCCGCCAGAACATCGAGCTGGCGCTGCCGAAGGGCGAAACCGAGCGCGAGCACGTCGACCATCTGCTCGACATTCTGGGACTCAGCCATGCCGAGCACCAGTTCCCGGAGCGTCTGTCCCTGGGAATGAGCCGCCGCGCCGCACTGGCTCGGGCCTTTGCCGTCCGTCCGGCCCTGCTGCTGATGGACGAGCCCTTTGTATCGCTCGATGCCGCGACCAGCCGGCGTATCCGCGAACTGCTGCTCGCCGTTTGGCAGGAACGGCCCCATACCGTGCTATTCGTGACCCACGACGTCCGCGAGGCCATCGCGCTGGCCGACCGACTGGTCTTCCTCAACGCGCACCCCATGCACATCAGCCGGGAAATCGCGGTCACCGAACCCCGTGGCGCCCGCACCGGCGCCTGGGTGGAAACCTTCCGTGCC
- a CDS encoding ABC transporter permease: protein MIRSPGVLSLRSSLYRIYPALSMLALVGLWQIAANATASAALPGPSAVLTVLAGEVLSGNLFHHLGATLSRLAVSFVLAMSLGSALGVLLGRHPRLDRFFDVWVMLFLNVPALVIIILCYVWFGLGEAAAVTAVVVNKLPNVVVTLREGTRALDRNLLEMAESYRFGRIKTLRHVIAPQLFPFFVAASRNGVALIWKIILVVEILGRSDGMGYQLHLFFQMFDVAGILAYTIAFVGVIQLIEWAIFKPMEARAMRWRR from the coding sequence ATGATCCGTTCTCCCGGCGTGCTCTCCCTACGCTCCAGCCTTTACAGGATCTACCCCGCACTGTCCATGCTGGCGCTGGTAGGACTCTGGCAGATCGCGGCGAACGCGACAGCGTCGGCTGCCCTCCCCGGCCCTTCCGCGGTCCTGACGGTCCTGGCCGGGGAAGTCCTTTCCGGCAACCTGTTCCATCATCTCGGCGCCACGCTGTCACGGCTCGCGGTAAGTTTCGTGCTGGCGATGAGCCTCGGGAGCGCGCTGGGCGTGCTGCTGGGACGGCACCCGCGCCTCGACCGTTTCTTCGACGTCTGGGTGATGCTGTTCCTCAACGTGCCGGCCCTCGTCATCATCATCCTGTGCTACGTCTGGTTCGGGCTGGGCGAGGCTGCGGCGGTGACGGCGGTGGTCGTGAACAAGCTGCCCAACGTCGTCGTCACCCTGCGCGAAGGCACCCGCGCGCTCGACCGCAATCTGCTGGAAATGGCCGAATCCTATCGCTTCGGCCGCATCAAGACCTTGCGTCATGTCATCGCGCCGCAGCTTTTTCCGTTCTTCGTCGCCGCCTCCCGCAACGGCGTGGCGCTGATCTGGAAAATCATCCTGGTGGTCGAGATCCTGGGCCGCAGCGACGGCATGGGCTACCAGTTGCACCTGTTCTTCCAGATGTTCGACGTGGCGGGAATTCTGGCCTACACGATCGCCTTCGTCGGGGTGATCCAGCTCATCGAATGGGCAATCTTCAAGCCCATGGAGGCACGGGCAATGCGGTGGCGGCGATGA
- a CDS encoding sigma 54-interacting transcriptional regulator — MSETRKRVLLVDDDPDLLRLIGLRLTAAGFDVAKAANGQSALSQVAVFRPHVVVTDLRMDGMDGMALFDALSERHPTLPVIIMTAHGTINDAVAATRRGVFGFVTKPVDKNELIEHISEAIRINGTTAVVPDKEEWRGRIVTQSPLMEDVLGQAQRVAQNRASVFIGGESGTGKELLARAIHDLSPRAKAPFVAVNCSAIPENLLESELFGYRKGAFTGATRDHQGLFKAADGGTLFLDEVGDMPRSFQVKLLRALQEMKVRPVGATLDEPVDVRVISATHVDLEQAMAEGNFREDLYYRLNVVTLLLPPLVKRPEDIPLLAMHFLRDLVSSYGDQVKGFSPEAMEALVNFQWPGNVRQLRNVVEQCVALSTTPLIPVTLVQRALREAPSAFPSLQEARDQFELNYLIRLLQMTRGNVTQAARLAKRNRTEFYRLLSRHGMNPSMFKAGGEPAGDVQQPS; from the coding sequence ATGAGTGAAACGCGCAAGCGAGTGTTGCTGGTGGACGACGACCCGGACCTGTTGCGTCTGATCGGGTTGCGCCTGACGGCGGCGGGGTTCGATGTGGCCAAAGCGGCGAACGGCCAATCGGCGCTGTCCCAGGTGGCTGTGTTCCGGCCCCACGTCGTCGTGACCGATCTCAGGATGGATGGAATGGACGGGATGGCATTGTTCGACGCCTTGAGCGAACGCCATCCCACTCTGCCCGTGATCATCATGACGGCGCATGGCACCATCAACGACGCCGTCGCTGCGACCCGTCGGGGGGTATTCGGGTTCGTCACCAAGCCGGTGGACAAGAACGAGTTGATCGAGCACATCTCCGAAGCGATCCGCATCAACGGAACCACGGCCGTCGTTCCCGACAAGGAGGAATGGCGCGGGCGGATCGTCACTCAGAGTCCCCTGATGGAAGACGTCTTGGGACAGGCGCAGCGGGTGGCCCAGAACCGCGCCAGCGTGTTCATCGGCGGTGAGAGCGGCACCGGCAAGGAACTCCTGGCGCGGGCAATTCACGACCTGAGCCCTCGCGCCAAGGCGCCGTTCGTTGCCGTCAACTGCAGCGCCATCCCGGAAAATCTGCTCGAGTCCGAGCTGTTCGGCTACCGCAAGGGTGCGTTCACCGGCGCGACGCGAGATCACCAGGGCCTGTTCAAGGCTGCCGACGGCGGCACTCTGTTCCTGGATGAAGTCGGCGACATGCCGAGGTCGTTCCAGGTGAAGCTGCTGCGCGCCCTTCAGGAGATGAAGGTACGCCCGGTCGGGGCGACCCTGGATGAGCCGGTCGATGTGCGCGTGATCTCCGCTACTCATGTCGACCTTGAGCAGGCTATGGCGGAAGGGAACTTCCGCGAGGACCTGTATTACCGCCTCAACGTGGTGACCCTGCTGTTGCCGCCGCTGGTCAAGCGTCCTGAGGACATTCCCTTGCTGGCGATGCATTTCCTGCGGGATCTGGTGAGCTCGTACGGCGATCAGGTCAAGGGATTCTCTCCGGAAGCGATGGAGGCGCTGGTGAATTTCCAATGGCCCGGCAACGTCCGGCAACTGCGCAACGTGGTGGAGCAGTGCGTTGCGCTGTCGACCACGCCGCTGATTCCCGTGACCCTGGTGCAGCGCGCCTTGCGGGAGGCGCCGTCAGCTTTTCCCTCGCTGCAGGAGGCCCGGGATCAGTTCGAACTCAACTATCTCATCCGCCTGTTGCAGATGACCCGGGGTAACGTGACTCAGGCTGCCCGCTTGGCCAAGCGCAACCGTACCGAGTTTTACCGGCTTTTGAGCCGGCACGGGATGAATCCGTCGATGTTCAAGGCGGGTGGGGAGCCGGCCGGCGATGTGCAACAGCCTTCGTGA